In Dyadobacter subterraneus, a single genomic region encodes these proteins:
- a CDS encoding alkaline phosphatase family protein, with amino-acid sequence MKFKNSKTLAFLAFAGLFFSCKKEGEKFPDGIEHVIVIGVDGLSPDGIQKSKSPIIHDMIANGSVKWNVRTVLTSSSSQNWASMISGAGPEQHGVINNDWEMDDHSLPPIVQEADGRFPTIFSVLHREKPEVEIGTVYHWDGFGRLFQKSAVNYDKRFSTEDSTATDFIRYIKEKKPVLGFVHFDHVDHAGHHGGHGSAEYYQAVAKTDSLVGQILKGIKDAGIEENTLVIIWADHGGIGYGHGGATPQEAEIAGIFYGKDVKKGYKIEQQVYTYDLAATIAFALKVTPPYAWIGRPVKPVFEGFSEPENLYLGEKTVAQPVIYPDRKLYQQAGGLYTTETATVKIDTKAEKGVTRYTTDGSDPKNSSPVYKEPFTVNKTTVVKAKSYDEKGNASLLSTAYFRLVKPGQGNGLTTTFYQGKDLTKIPVFSTLKKGSSWTSPEFNINRDQINGMVEKDNFSFALQFSGFIQIDTPGKYTFSTQSDDGSKLYIDGKEIVDNDGNHGVQEETGSAELTAGKHAIRVDYYNNGGGFWLDTFYKGPGIAKQLIPADKLFTK; translated from the coding sequence ATGAAATTTAAAAATTCCAAAACCCTTGCTTTTCTTGCCTTTGCCGGATTATTTTTTTCCTGCAAAAAAGAAGGTGAAAAATTTCCTGACGGTATTGAACACGTGATCGTTATTGGTGTTGACGGATTGAGTCCTGACGGTATCCAAAAATCCAAATCGCCGATTATTCATGACATGATTGCCAATGGCAGCGTGAAATGGAATGTTCGTACGGTTTTGACTTCCAGCAGCAGCCAGAACTGGGCTTCCATGATTTCGGGAGCAGGGCCGGAGCAGCACGGCGTTATCAATAATGACTGGGAAATGGATGATCATAGTCTGCCGCCCATTGTGCAGGAAGCGGACGGTCGTTTTCCAACCATTTTCAGTGTGCTTCACCGCGAAAAACCTGAGGTTGAAATTGGTACGGTCTATCACTGGGATGGTTTTGGAAGATTATTTCAAAAAAGTGCCGTCAATTATGACAAACGCTTTTCCACGGAAGATTCAACCGCAACGGATTTCATTCGGTATATCAAAGAGAAAAAACCTGTGCTTGGTTTTGTTCATTTCGATCACGTTGATCATGCCGGTCACCACGGAGGTCATGGTTCTGCCGAATATTATCAGGCTGTTGCGAAAACGGATTCTCTGGTCGGTCAGATACTGAAAGGAATTAAAGATGCCGGCATTGAAGAAAATACGCTGGTAATAATCTGGGCGGATCACGGTGGAATTGGTTACGGACATGGCGGTGCCACACCTCAGGAAGCTGAAATTGCCGGAATTTTTTATGGCAAGGATGTAAAAAAAGGCTACAAAATTGAGCAGCAGGTTTACACTTATGATCTGGCTGCTACCATTGCTTTTGCGTTAAAAGTAACGCCTCCGTATGCATGGATTGGCCGGCCGGTAAAACCAGTTTTTGAAGGATTTTCAGAACCTGAAAATCTCTATCTCGGAGAAAAAACAGTCGCCCAGCCCGTAATTTATCCTGATCGCAAATTGTATCAGCAAGCCGGCGGATTGTACACAACAGAAACGGCAACGGTAAAGATTGATACAAAAGCAGAAAAAGGAGTGACGCGGTATACTACTGATGGATCGGACCCGAAAAACTCTTCTCCGGTTTACAAAGAGCCGTTTACTGTAAACAAGACAACTGTTGTAAAAGCAAAAAGTTATGATGAGAAAGGAAACGCAAGTTTACTTTCAACTGCTTATTTCCGTCTCGTAAAACCCGGACAAGGAAACGGGTTGACGACTACTTTCTATCAGGGAAAAGATCTGACCAAAATTCCTGTGTTCTCGACCTTAAAAAAAGGTTCTTCATGGACAAGTCCTGAATTTAATATCAACCGTGACCAGATTAATGGCATGGTTGAAAAGGATAATTTCAGCTTTGCATTACAGTTTTCAGGTTTCATCCAGATTGATACGCCGGGTAAATATACTTTTTCAACCCAGTCGGATGATGGCAGTAAACTTTATATTGACGGAAAGGAAATTGTCGATAATGATGGAAATCATGGTGTTCAGGAAGAAACAGGCTCTGCTGAACTGACTGCGGGAAAACACGCGATCCGGGTTGACTATTACAATAACGGAGGAGGATTCTGGCTCGATACTTTTTACAAAGGTCCGGGCATAGCCAAGCAGCTGATTCCTGCCGACAAACTTTTTACAAAATAA
- a CDS encoding DUF5690 family protein: MRVKKALLSSNTLFVIWSIVASFGAYFCMYAFRKPFNSGLYQGLELWGIGYKSVLILAQVAGYTLSKFAGIKVISELKASDRVKLIILLILVAEVALLFFGIVPYPYNFVFLFINGLPLGMVYGVVFSFLEGRRFTEMIALGLNISIIAASGILKTIYLEVHHWLPAIGEFWMPFLMGLLFLPFFLFFVWMLHVMPAPTKEDVLLRTEREPMTDADKKNALKEYGFPVLCILVCYALLIVGRDFRDNFTIEIWNEISVGWVSSVLSKTEMTTGFIVLIVVASLAFIKNNLIGFRMTNLVIFAGVIMSGVSSLLFEMHLISGLYWMMTIGTGMFLGFTVIQSALFDRMIALFRIRANAGFFVYMCESIGYLGSAGLLLFKEIFMKQLSWSKVLIQFTYLQAAVSLTLLICGNLYLERHRRKLKKKEKEKLLFVA; this comes from the coding sequence ATGCGAGTGAAGAAAGCGTTGTTAAGCTCAAATACGTTATTTGTTATCTGGTCCATCGTAGCGTCTTTTGGTGCTTATTTTTGTATGTATGCTTTCAGAAAACCCTTTAATTCAGGCCTTTATCAGGGGCTGGAACTTTGGGGGATTGGGTATAAATCAGTTTTGATACTGGCTCAGGTTGCGGGTTATACTTTGTCCAAATTTGCAGGAATCAAAGTCATTTCGGAATTAAAGGCATCTGACCGGGTTAAGCTTATCATTCTGCTGATTCTGGTTGCTGAGGTTGCACTATTATTTTTTGGCATCGTTCCTTATCCTTATAATTTCGTTTTTCTATTTATTAACGGCTTGCCGCTGGGCATGGTTTACGGTGTTGTTTTTAGTTTTCTCGAAGGTCGCAGGTTTACAGAGATGATTGCTCTGGGATTAAATATCAGTATAATAGCAGCTTCCGGGATACTCAAAACCATATATCTGGAAGTGCATCACTGGCTGCCCGCCATTGGTGAATTCTGGATGCCGTTTTTGATGGGATTATTATTTCTTCCGTTTTTTCTGTTTTTTGTCTGGATGCTTCATGTGATGCCTGCACCCACGAAAGAGGATGTTTTACTTCGCACGGAAAGAGAGCCAATGACCGATGCGGATAAAAAGAATGCCTTGAAAGAATATGGTTTTCCGGTATTGTGTATCCTGGTTTGTTACGCGCTGTTGATCGTTGGGCGAGACTTTCGGGATAATTTTACCATTGAAATCTGGAATGAAATTTCGGTAGGCTGGGTAAGTTCTGTTTTATCAAAAACAGAAATGACAACCGGATTTATAGTACTGATTGTAGTAGCAAGTCTGGCTTTTATCAAAAATAACCTGATCGGTTTTCGGATGACAAATCTTGTCATCTTTGCCGGCGTAATCATGAGTGGCGTTTCAAGTTTGCTTTTCGAAATGCATCTGATCAGCGGTTTATACTGGATGATGACGATCGGAACAGGAATGTTTCTGGGATTTACAGTAATTCAGTCTGCTCTCTTTGATCGCATGATTGCCTTATTCAGGATCCGAGCCAATGCCGGTTTTTTTGTCTATATGTGCGAAAGTATCGGATATCTGGGCAGTGCCGGATTGTTGTTATTCAAGGAGATATTTATGAAGCAGTTAAGCTGGTCAAAAGTACTGATTCAGTTTACTTATCTGCAAGCTGCGGTTAGTCTTACTTTGCTGATATGCGGCAATTTATACCTTGAAAGACACCGAAGAAAATTGAAGAAAAAGGAAAAAGAAAAATTATTATTTGTTGCCTGA
- a CDS encoding aspartate aminotransferase family protein has product MSEKQHNRTEGDINLTSERSNWYAVIKDTDTLSYLEEDAEYFLHQALSTPCLDVLASCEGIYLTDIQGKKYMDFHGNNVHQVGYRNPYVLDKIKAQLDVLPFSPRRYTNVPAIELAKKLGSLLPGDLKRVLFAPGGTSSISMALKLARIVTGKHKIISLWDSFHGASLDAISAGGELDFRKDMGPLMPGVERIPPPMRYRGPFVSSGNGDMAYADYLEYVIEKEGDIGAFVIETIRNTDVQIPSQAYWDRVREICTRHNVLLILDEIPIAFGRTGKMFAFENYGFEPDIICLGKGLGAGVMPMAAIVARESYNVAGSISLGHFTHEKSPLGSVAALAMLEFIEQNNILEKVQDDALFMQEEIAKLAEKFPLIGDIRGIGLLWGIELVKDKETREKAVREAEIVMYECLKNGMSFKVSQGNVLQLSPPLTITRDELQQALQILENALEVASLVEKY; this is encoded by the coding sequence ATGAGTGAAAAACAACACAACAGAACCGAAGGAGACATTAATCTGACCTCAGAAAGAAGCAACTGGTATGCTGTAATTAAGGATACAGACACGCTTTCTTATCTTGAAGAGGATGCAGAATATTTTTTACACCAGGCTTTGTCAACACCTTGTCTGGACGTTCTGGCTTCTTGCGAAGGGATTTATCTGACTGATATTCAGGGTAAAAAGTACATGGATTTCCACGGCAATAATGTGCATCAGGTTGGGTACCGGAATCCTTATGTTCTTGACAAAATCAAAGCGCAGCTGGATGTTCTTCCTTTTTCACCAAGACGATATACCAACGTTCCTGCCATTGAACTGGCAAAAAAACTTGGGTCCTTATTACCAGGTGATTTAAAGCGGGTTTTGTTCGCTCCGGGCGGTACTTCTTCTATCAGTATGGCGCTTAAACTGGCGCGGATTGTAACTGGAAAACATAAAATTATTTCGCTTTGGGATTCATTTCACGGCGCATCGCTTGACGCAATTTCTGCCGGCGGGGAGCTGGATTTCCGTAAAGATATGGGGCCGCTTATGCCAGGAGTTGAAAGAATTCCGCCTCCGATGAGGTACCGCGGTCCTTTCGTTTCATCGGGCAATGGTGATATGGCTTATGCTGATTATCTGGAATATGTGATTGAAAAAGAAGGAGATATCGGAGCCTTTGTCATTGAAACAATAAGAAATACCGACGTTCAGATTCCGTCTCAGGCATATTGGGACCGGGTTCGGGAAATTTGTACCCGTCATAATGTGCTGCTGATTTTGGATGAAATTCCGATCGCATTTGGCCGTACCGGTAAAATGTTTGCCTTTGAAAATTATGGTTTTGAGCCGGATATTATTTGTCTTGGTAAAGGCCTTGGGGCAGGAGTAATGCCTATGGCAGCCATCGTTGCGCGTGAAAGCTATAATGTAGCCGGAAGTATTTCTCTTGGGCATTTCACACATGAAAAAAGTCCATTAGGGAGTGTAGCGGCGCTTGCAATGCTCGAATTTATTGAACAAAATAATATACTTGAAAAAGTGCAGGATGATGCACTTTTTATGCAGGAAGAAATTGCTAAACTGGCTGAAAAATTCCCACTGATCGGAGATATCCGCGGCATAGGGCTTCTTTGGGGAATTGAATTGGTAAAGGATAAAGAAACGAGAGAAAAAGCCGTCCGTGAAGCAGAAATTGTCATGTACGAATGTCTGAAAAATGGAATGAGTTTTAAGGTTTCCCAGGGCAATGTTTTGCAGCTTTCACCACCCTTAACAATTACGCGTGACGAGTTGCAGCAAGCATTACAGATTTTGGAAAATGCACTTGAAGTAGCCTCTTTGGTAGAAAAATATTAA
- a CDS encoding SusD/RagB family nutrient-binding outer membrane lipoprotein: MKKLSFIPFLLLLLSLSCTNDFEKINTNPNSPDEVTNVGLLLPNAIRSAVNNNFSSSYDRGSIAANLIASDYASNFSNWARADASGYFLWNNYDYIRDLNEVIMLSEEKGLKNYKGIAMVLRSWLFQNLTDIYGPIPFRDAASAKLTGISNPTYESQKAVYAGLLADLEEANTLLSTGTESVTGDILYNGSTSSWRKFGNSLRLRLLMRQSKRVDPTAEMKKMVGDVTTYPVFTSNADQAALEYIADIPANESPFYRSGNGGTSTKISKQLVDYLIEMNDKRLYVYALPTPASSAIDASGNRPDPSKFVYAGDLNGIGSLPNANITSPTGMLWMSIQYSPDLANAKAGEGILMSYSELQFILAEAAEKGYITGGSTAAEKYYQNGIKDQFTYLASRIPANYATSYLKLTPAGITADDAYFKQDAVAYTGTSAQKLEKIGIQKWISLYLVGYEAWSEWRRTGIPTIPVGPVGPGYIPRRMFYPADELRINEANYAKGVALLGGADDLKTRVWWDKQ, from the coding sequence ATGAAAAAGTTAAGCTTTATACCATTCTTGTTACTGCTGCTGAGTTTAAGCTGTACCAACGACTTTGAAAAAATAAATACAAATCCCAATTCACCCGATGAAGTAACGAATGTTGGGCTTTTGTTACCCAATGCAATACGTTCCGCCGTTAACAATAACTTTTCAAGTTCTTACGACCGGGGGAGTATAGCGGCAAATTTAATTGCCTCCGATTACGCAAGTAATTTCAGCAACTGGGCGCGGGCAGATGCAAGCGGCTACTTTTTATGGAACAATTATGATTACATCCGTGATCTGAACGAAGTTATTATGCTTTCGGAAGAGAAAGGTTTAAAAAATTATAAAGGAATTGCCATGGTGCTCCGGTCATGGCTGTTTCAAAATCTGACCGATATTTATGGCCCGATTCCTTTTCGCGATGCGGCCAGTGCAAAACTTACCGGCATCAGTAATCCAACATACGAATCTCAGAAAGCAGTTTATGCCGGATTACTGGCAGATCTTGAAGAAGCTAATACTTTGTTAAGTACCGGAACTGAGTCGGTAACAGGTGATATTCTTTATAACGGCAGCACTTCCAGTTGGCGAAAATTCGGGAACAGTTTAAGATTGCGCCTATTGATGCGTCAATCCAAGAGAGTTGATCCGACGGCAGAAATGAAAAAAATGGTTGGTGATGTTACAACCTATCCGGTTTTTACATCAAACGCGGATCAGGCGGCACTGGAATATATCGCTGATATTCCAGCTAACGAATCTCCTTTCTACCGTTCGGGAAATGGGGGAACAAGCACGAAAATTTCCAAACAGCTTGTCGATTACCTGATCGAAATGAACGACAAAAGACTTTATGTTTATGCACTTCCAACGCCGGCAAGCAGCGCAATTGATGCCAGTGGAAATCGCCCTGATCCTTCTAAATTCGTTTATGCAGGTGATCTTAATGGGATAGGATCATTGCCAAATGCCAATATTACTTCTCCGACGGGCATGTTGTGGATGTCGATTCAATACAGCCCGGACCTTGCCAATGCAAAAGCAGGCGAAGGTATATTGATGAGTTATTCCGAGTTACAATTTATTCTGGCAGAAGCCGCGGAAAAGGGTTATATCACGGGTGGATCAACAGCGGCAGAAAAGTATTATCAAAATGGAATAAAAGATCAGTTTACTTATCTGGCTTCTCGCATTCCTGCAAATTACGCAACTTCTTACCTGAAACTTACTCCGGCAGGTATCACGGCTGACGATGCCTATTTCAAACAGGATGCCGTTGCATATACCGGAACGAGCGCTCAAAAGCTTGAAAAAATTGGTATTCAAAAATGGATTTCGTTGTATCTTGTTGGTTATGAAGCGTGGTCTGAATGGAGAAGAACGGGGATTCCGACAATTCCGGTTGGGCCGGTGGGACCTGGATATATTCCAAGGAGAATGTTTTATCCGGCGGATGAGCTGCGGATTAATGAAGCGAATTATGCCAAAGGCGTTGCTTTACTAGGCGGTGCGGATGATTTGAAAACACGTGTCTGGTGGGATAAACAATAA
- a CDS encoding cytochrome P460 family protein: MKNLTIPGFLTLLILTGCSKENSYNESASLSDSTKISSVLEGKVLTSMVNTKEKTMATLYGNDIAVEYARNSKDHKYPAGSELSLVTWSQKEDVHWYGANIPGEIKSVEIVKYQSPNAATLVCYQGKNLELQKPDFKTAVTRIAFISNQRAAVLP; this comes from the coding sequence ATGAAAAATCTGACGATACCAGGCTTTCTTACCTTACTTATTTTGACGGGTTGTTCAAAAGAAAACTCATACAATGAAAGCGCTTCTCTCTCTGATAGCACAAAGATTTCCAGCGTTTTGGAAGGAAAAGTACTGACCTCCATGGTTAATACAAAAGAAAAAACCATGGCTACCTTATATGGCAATGATATCGCGGTTGAATATGCGAGAAATTCCAAAGATCATAAATATCCGGCCGGTTCCGAACTTTCGCTTGTAACCTGGTCACAAAAAGAGGACGTACACTGGTATGGTGCGAACATTCCCGGGGAAATAAAATCTGTTGAAATTGTGAAATACCAAAGTCCCAACGCGGCCACTTTGGTCTGTTATCAGGGAAAAAATCTGGAACTGCAAAAGCCTGATTTTAAAACTGCTGTGACAAGAATAGCTTTTATTAGTAATCAACGGGCCGCAGTATTACCATAA